The Rhinopithecus roxellana isolate Shanxi Qingling chromosome 9, ASM756505v1, whole genome shotgun sequence genome contains a region encoding:
- the PTP4A3 gene encoding protein tyrosine phosphatase type IVA 3: MARMNRPAPVEVSYKHMRFLITHNPTNATLSTFIEDLKKYGATTVVRVCEVTYDKTPLEKDGITVVDWPFDDGAPPPGKVVEDWLSLVKAKFCEAPGSCVAVHCVAGLGRAPVLVALALIESGMKYEDAIQFIRQKRRGAINSKQLTYLEKYRPKQRLRFKDPHTHKTRCCVM; this comes from the exons ATGGCTCGGATGAACCGCCCGGCCCCGGTGGAGGTGAGCTACAAACACATGCGCTTCCTCATCACCCACAACCCCACCAACGCCACGCTCAGCACCTTCATCGAG gacCTGAAGAAGTACGGGGCCACCACCGTGGTGCGCGTGTGTGAAGTGACCTATGACAAAACGCCACTGGAGAAGGACGGCATCACAGTCGTG GACTGGCCGTTTGACGACGGGGCGCCCCCGCCCGGCAAGGTAGTGGAAGACTGGCTGAGCCTGGTGAAGGCCAAGTTCTGTGAGGCCCCCGGCAGCTGCGTGGCTGTGCACTGCGTGGCGGGCCTGGGCCG GGCTCCAGTCCTTGTGGCGCTGGCCCTCATTGAGAGTGGGATGAAGTATGAGGATGCCATCCAGTTCATCCGCCA GAAGCGCCGTGGAGCCATCAACAGCAAGCAGCTCACCTATCTGGAGAAATACCGGCCCAAACAGAGGCTGCGGTTCAAAGACCCACACACGCACAAGACCCGGTGCTGTGTCATGTAG